A single region of the Duganella sp. BuS-21 genome encodes:
- the fliI gene encoding flagellar protein export ATPase FliI: MQVSGRVTRVAGLVMEAVGLRLAVGAACTVPLPAGGKIEAEVVGFEGDKLFLMPQSDVEGVVPGTRVFPVEPAIPKPGSVSHPRRRPSDRARHLPVGPELLGRVLDGAGRPLDGLGPLNTTDSAPINTRPANPLGRAPITETLDVGVRSINAMLTVGRGQRMGLFAGSGVGKSVLLGMMARYTEADVIVVGLIGERGREVKEFIEQILGEEGLARSVVVAAPADTPPLMRLQGAAYATAIAEHFRDQGQNVLLIMDSLTRYAMAQREIALAIGEPPATKGYPPSVFAKLPILVERAGNGEMGGGSITAFYTVLTEGDDQQDPIADAARAILDGHIVLNRRLAEAGHYPAIDVEQSISRAMHSITSHEHQTKARQLKQLFSRFERSRDLISVGAYAAGTDPVLDQAIQLHDRIEHFLQQQITERVTMSESLGQLTSLFD; encoded by the coding sequence ATGCAGGTCTCGGGCCGCGTCACGCGCGTGGCCGGGCTGGTGATGGAGGCGGTCGGCCTGCGTCTGGCCGTCGGCGCCGCCTGCACCGTGCCGCTGCCGGCCGGCGGCAAGATCGAAGCCGAAGTGGTCGGCTTCGAGGGCGACAAGCTGTTCCTGATGCCGCAGTCCGACGTCGAAGGCGTGGTGCCCGGCACCCGCGTATTCCCGGTCGAGCCGGCGATACCCAAGCCCGGCAGCGTCAGCCATCCGCGCCGCCGCCCGAGCGACCGCGCGCGCCACCTGCCGGTAGGCCCGGAATTGCTGGGCCGCGTGCTGGACGGCGCCGGCCGCCCGCTCGACGGCCTCGGCCCCCTGAACACCACCGACAGCGCGCCGATCAACACCCGCCCCGCCAATCCGCTGGGCCGCGCGCCGATCACCGAAACGCTGGACGTCGGCGTGCGCTCGATCAATGCCATGCTGACCGTGGGACGCGGCCAGCGCATGGGCCTGTTCGCCGGTTCCGGCGTCGGCAAGTCGGTCCTGCTGGGCATGATGGCGCGCTACACCGAAGCCGACGTCATCGTGGTCGGCCTGATCGGCGAACGCGGCCGCGAGGTCAAGGAATTCATCGAGCAGATCCTGGGCGAGGAAGGCCTGGCGCGCTCGGTGGTGGTGGCGGCCCCGGCCGACACGCCGCCGCTGATGCGCCTGCAAGGCGCGGCCTACGCCACCGCCATCGCCGAGCACTTCCGCGACCAGGGCCAGAACGTGCTGCTGATCATGGACTCGCTGACCCGCTACGCCATGGCGCAGCGCGAGATCGCCCTGGCCATCGGCGAGCCGCCGGCCACCAAGGGCTATCCGCCGTCGGTGTTCGCCAAGCTGCCGATCCTGGTCGAGCGCGCCGGCAACGGCGAAATGGGCGGCGGCTCGATCACCGCCTTCTACACCGTGCTGACCGAGGGCGACGACCAGCAAGACCCGATCGCCGACGCGGCGCGGGCGATTCTCGACGGCCACATCGTGCTCAACCGCCGCCTGGCCGAGGCCGGCCACTACCCGGCCATCGACGTCGAACAATCGATCAGCCGCGCCATGCACTCGATCACCTCGCACGAGCATCAGACCAAGGCGCGCCAGCTCAAGCAGCTATTCTCGCGCTTCGAGCGCAGCCGCGACCTGATCAGCGTGGGCGCGTATGCCGCCGGCACCGATCCGGTGCTGGACCAGGCCATCCAATTGCATGACCGTATCGAGCATTTCTTGCAGCAACAGATCACCGAACGGGTGACCATGAGCGAGAGCTTGGGCCAACTTACCTCTCTATTCGACTGA
- the fliJ gene encoding flagellar export protein FliJ — MASKAQLETLMDLARRETDDAAKRLGVALKAVEDAKQKHQMLVGYQDEYFKRFEAAQAAGITPMAYRNFVAFIEKLETAVRGQLDMIKHAEHRCTQEKAAWQASERKRMSYATLNDRADAAALKLENKRDQKQMDEHAARQAYYKR, encoded by the coding sequence ATGGCTTCCAAAGCGCAATTAGAAACCTTGATGGACCTGGCGCGGCGCGAAACCGACGACGCCGCCAAACGGCTGGGCGTTGCCCTGAAGGCCGTGGAAGACGCCAAGCAAAAGCATCAGATGCTGGTCGGCTACCAGGACGAATACTTCAAACGTTTCGAGGCGGCGCAGGCGGCCGGCATTACGCCCATGGCCTACCGCAATTTCGTGGCGTTCATTGAAAAGCTGGAAACGGCGGTACGGGGACAGCTGGACATGATCAAGCACGCCGAGCACCGCTGCACGCAGGAGAAGGCGGCGTGGCAGGCCAGCGAGCGCAAGCGCATGTCCTACGCCACCCTGAACGACCGCGCGGACGCCGCCGCGCTCAAGCTGGAAAACAAGCGCGACCAGAAGCAGATGGACGAACACGCAGCCAGGCAGGCGTACTACAAACGATGA
- a CDS encoding flagellar hook-length control protein FliK, translated as MELNPPDLGPLQVVLSINKDQATAAFSSAAPEVRQALEAALPKLKEMMSEAGIQLGSATVSAGMSDQNNSASNQQANSAQNGGGSGRSGNGYGRDNNSAAEAARTAPPVRRLPAGAVDTFA; from the coding sequence ATGGAACTGAACCCGCCCGACCTCGGCCCCCTGCAAGTCGTACTGAGCATCAACAAGGACCAGGCCACCGCTGCCTTCAGCTCGGCGGCGCCGGAAGTGCGCCAGGCGCTGGAAGCGGCCTTGCCGAAACTCAAGGAGATGATGAGCGAGGCCGGCATCCAGCTCGGCAGCGCCACAGTCTCGGCCGGCATGTCGGATCAGAACAACAGCGCCAGCAACCAGCAAGCGAACTCGGCGCAAAACGGCGGCGGCTCTGGACGCTCCGGCAACGGTTATGGCCGCGATAACAACAGCGCGGCGGAGGCCGCACGTACCGCGCCTCCAGTACGGCGCCTGCCGGCAGGCGCGGTCGACACCTTCGCCTGA
- the fliL gene encoding flagellar basal body-associated protein FliL, protein MKADQKVEAPAGGGSKKLIIIILALVLVLGGGGAGAAWYFMHGQADAEEHDDAPKKKKGKKAATKPEYVPVEPFTVNLQPGEAGTDQYLQVAFTLQVGGVEEMAIVKDNMAKVRSRMLLLLSSKRAADINTPEGKVQLAKEIIAQLREPFEDRGPQQEIEDVLFTSFIIQ, encoded by the coding sequence ATGAAAGCCGATCAGAAAGTTGAAGCGCCCGCAGGCGGCGGCAGCAAGAAACTGATCATCATTATCCTCGCCCTGGTACTGGTCCTGGGCGGCGGCGGCGCCGGCGCGGCATGGTATTTCATGCACGGCCAGGCCGATGCGGAAGAGCATGACGACGCGCCGAAGAAAAAGAAAGGCAAGAAGGCCGCCACCAAGCCCGAATACGTCCCGGTCGAGCCATTCACGGTCAATCTGCAGCCGGGCGAAGCCGGCACCGACCAGTATCTGCAGGTCGCGTTCACCTTGCAGGTGGGCGGCGTGGAAGAAATGGCCATCGTGAAGGACAATATGGCCAAGGTGCGCAGCCGCATGCTGTTGCTGCTGTCGAGCAAGCGAGCGGCCGACATCAATACGCCGGAAGGCAAGGTCCAGTTGGCTAAGGAAATCATTGCCCAGCTGCGGGAGCCGTTCGAAGATCGCGGCCCGCAGCAGGAAATCGAAGACGTGCTGTTCACGTCCTTCATCATCCAGTAA
- the fliM gene encoding flagellar motor switch protein FliM has translation MADNFLSQEEVDALLKGVNGDQDDVATQEDVAGVRTYNLATQERIVRGRMPTLEIINERFARLLRVGLFNFLRRSAEVSVGSVRVSKYSEFIRNLVVPTNLNLVHMKPLRGTALMVFDPGLVFLLVDNLFGGDGRFHTRVEGRDFTQTEQRIILRILDIVFEAYTKSWEPVYPVEFEYIRSEMNTQFANIATPNEVVVASTFTVELGSVSGQIHFCMPYSMIEPIRDSLTSSLQGEALEVDKRWIRLMTQQIQIAEVEVVASLGTAKVNFDEILNMRVGDIIPLTIPEFISATVDGVPVMDCSYGVMNGQYALKVEKLLANTDNLK, from the coding sequence ATGGCTGATAATTTTCTCTCCCAGGAAGAAGTCGATGCCCTTCTAAAGGGCGTCAACGGCGACCAGGACGACGTTGCGACGCAAGAGGACGTCGCCGGCGTCCGCACGTACAACCTGGCGACCCAGGAACGTATCGTGCGCGGCCGTATGCCGACGCTGGAAATTATCAATGAACGTTTCGCCCGCCTGCTGCGCGTCGGCCTGTTCAACTTCCTGCGCCGCAGCGCCGAGGTCTCGGTCGGTTCGGTGCGGGTCTCCAAGTATTCCGAGTTCATCCGCAACCTGGTGGTGCCGACCAACCTCAACCTGGTGCACATGAAGCCGCTGCGCGGCACGGCCCTGATGGTGTTCGATCCGGGCCTGGTGTTCCTGCTGGTGGACAATCTGTTCGGCGGCGACGGCCGTTTCCACACCCGGGTCGAAGGCCGCGACTTTACCCAGACCGAGCAGCGCATCATCCTGCGCATCCTCGACATTGTGTTCGAGGCCTACACCAAGTCGTGGGAACCGGTTTATCCGGTCGAGTTCGAATACATCCGCTCGGAAATGAATACGCAGTTCGCCAACATCGCCACGCCCAACGAGGTGGTGGTGGCATCGACCTTCACGGTGGAGCTGGGCTCGGTATCGGGCCAGATCCACTTCTGCATGCCGTACTCGATGATCGAGCCGATCCGCGATTCGCTGACCTCCAGCCTGCAGGGCGAGGCGCTGGAAGTGGACAAGCGCTGGATCCGCCTGATGACGCAGCAGATCCAGATCGCCGAAGTGGAAGTGGTGGCGTCGCTGGGCACGGCCAAGGTCAATTTCGACGAGATCCTGAACATGCGGGTGGGCGACATCATTCCGCTGACGATCCCGGAATTCATTTCGGCCACCGTCGATGGCGTACCGGTGATGGATTGCAGCTATGGCGTGATGAACGGCCAATATGCGCTCAAGGTCGAGAAACTGCTGGCCAACACCGATAATCTTAAATAA
- the fliN gene encoding flagellar motor switch protein FliN encodes MSDNQDDQALDDDDPWGAAIAEQAQAEAAALEKQQAAQTASAAVFKDFSSTPSKTETHNDIDFILDIPVQLTVELGRTKIAIKNLLQLAQGSVVELDGLAGEPMDVLVNGCLIAQGEVVVVNDKFGIRLTDIITPSERIRKLNK; translated from the coding sequence ATGTCGGACAATCAAGACGATCAAGCGCTGGACGATGACGATCCATGGGGTGCGGCGATCGCCGAACAGGCGCAGGCCGAAGCCGCCGCGCTGGAAAAACAGCAAGCCGCACAGACGGCCAGCGCCGCCGTATTCAAGGACTTTTCCAGCACCCCCAGCAAAACCGAGACACATAACGATATCGACTTCATCCTCGACATTCCGGTCCAGCTGACGGTGGAACTGGGTCGTACCAAGATCGCCATCAAGAACCTGCTGCAACTGGCGCAGGGCTCGGTGGTGGAACTGGACGGCCTGGCCGGCGAGCCGATGGACGTGCTGGTGAACGGCTGCCTGATCGCCCAGGGCGAGGTGGTGGTGGTGAATGACAAGTTTGGTATCCGCCTGACCGACATCATCACGCCGTCCGAACGTATCCGAAAACTCAATAAATGA
- the fliO gene encoding flagellar biosynthetic protein FliO has product MKHSLISTLILAAALAAAPAIAQRSVSGTIGAAQAATGAPAATSAAAVPAPALADTGAAAATGPAAATDTSAAPAAAAAAAPAQPNAMTMTIPTPQASTPSTGGSLLQTALALLFVIGLMLGLAWLTKRFGPKNFGGGNSNIKLVGSLSVGTRERILVVEVGEQWIVVGASPGRMNALATMPRQENSEPLQQASVPTANFAEWFKQTIDKRNGK; this is encoded by the coding sequence ATGAAGCATAGCCTGATCTCGACCCTGATCCTCGCGGCGGCCCTGGCCGCCGCGCCCGCAATCGCCCAGCGCAGCGTCTCGGGCACCATCGGCGCAGCCCAGGCCGCGACCGGCGCCCCGGCCGCCACTTCAGCCGCCGCCGTCCCCGCCCCCGCCCTCGCCGACACTGGCGCAGCAGCGGCGACCGGCCCGGCCGCCGCGACCGATACGTCCGCCGCGCCGGCGGCCGCCGCAGCCGCCGCACCGGCCCAGCCAAACGCGATGACCATGACCATCCCCACGCCGCAAGCGAGCACGCCGTCCACCGGCGGCAGCCTGCTGCAAACGGCGCTGGCCCTGCTGTTCGTAATCGGCCTGATGCTGGGCCTGGCCTGGCTGACCAAGCGTTTCGGCCCGAAGAACTTCGGCGGCGGCAACAGCAACATCAAGCTGGTCGGCAGCCTCAGCGTCGGCACGCGCGAGCGCATCCTGGTAGTGGAAGTGGGCGAGCAATGGATCGTGGTGGGCGCCTCGCCCGGCCGCATGAATGCGCTGGCCACCATGCCGCGCCAGGAAAACAGCGAACCGTTGCAACAGGCCAGCGTGCCGACCGCCAACTTCGCCGAATGGTTCAAACAAACGATAGACAAGCGCAATGGCAAATAA
- the fliP gene encoding flagellar type III secretion system pore protein FliP (The bacterial flagellar biogenesis protein FliP forms a type III secretion system (T3SS)-type pore required for flagellar assembly.), with product MLGLLALPLVVAAQSNIGIPALTSSPAPGGGTNYSLPIQTMLLMTALTFIPAALLLMTSFTRIIIVLSLLRQALGTQSAPPNQVIVGLALFLTLFVMGPTFDRIYNEAYLPLQENKLNMSEALDKGAAPLKTFMLKQTREADLALFVKLSRSPALQGPEDVPLRILVPAFVTSELKTAFQIGFAIFIPFLIIDMVVASVLMSMGMMMMSPAVISLPFKLMLFVLVDGWQLLLGSLAQSFY from the coding sequence ATGCTGGGACTGCTGGCCCTGCCCCTGGTGGTGGCGGCGCAGTCCAACATCGGCATCCCTGCCCTGACTTCCTCGCCAGCGCCGGGCGGCGGCACCAACTACTCGCTGCCGATCCAGACCATGCTGCTGATGACGGCGCTGACCTTTATCCCGGCCGCGCTGTTGCTGATGACCAGCTTCACCCGCATCATCATTGTCCTGTCGCTGCTGCGCCAGGCGCTGGGCACGCAATCGGCGCCGCCCAACCAGGTCATCGTCGGCCTGGCATTGTTCCTGACCCTGTTCGTCATGGGCCCGACTTTCGACAGGATCTACAACGAAGCCTACCTGCCGCTGCAGGAAAACAAGCTCAACATGAGCGAGGCGCTCGACAAAGGCGCGGCGCCATTAAAAACTTTCATGCTCAAGCAAACCCGCGAGGCCGACCTGGCGCTGTTCGTCAAATTGTCGCGCAGCCCCGCCCTGCAGGGGCCGGAAGACGTGCCGCTGCGGATTTTAGTGCCGGCATTTGTCACCAGCGAGCTGAAAACCGCGTTCCAGATCGGCTTTGCCATCTTCATTCCCTTTCTGATTATCGACATGGTGGTCGCCTCTGTACTGATGTCGATGGGGATGATGATGATGTCGCCGGCCGTGATTTCGCTGCCGTTCAAGCTGATGCTGTTTGTGCTGGTGGACGGCTGGCAATTGCTGCTCGGCTCGCTTGCCCAAAGCTTCTACTAG
- the fliQ gene encoding flagellar biosynthesis protein FliQ, with protein sequence MTPESVMTMGKHAMEVTLMIAAPLLLVALLIGLVVSIFQAATQINEQTLSFIPKLVGIFVALVVAGPWMLSIMLDYMREVFTGIPLLVG encoded by the coding sequence ATGACGCCCGAAAGCGTGATGACCATGGGCAAACATGCCATGGAAGTAACCCTGATGATCGCCGCCCCCCTGCTGCTGGTGGCGCTGCTCATCGGCCTGGTGGTCAGTATCTTCCAGGCCGCCACCCAGATCAATGAACAGACGCTGTCCTTCATTCCCAAACTGGTCGGCATCTTTGTCGCGCTGGTGGTTGCCGGCCCATGGATGCTGTCCATCATGCTCGACTACATGCGCGAGGTCTTTACCGGCATCCCGTTGCTGGTGGGATGA
- the fliR gene encoding flagellar biosynthetic protein FliR has translation MLTVSAADINIWITSLLWPLTRILALLAASPLFGNKAVPASVKVSLGVGLALIVAPAVPAWPATDPLSMAGLLILAQEMLIGLAMGFSIRIIFAAVEMAGEISSLTMGLGFATFFDPNTQGRSSAISQFLSLVATMAFLAVNAHLVLLSALVESFSTLPVSSIPIYGGGFKQMADWGGRIFATGVQLSLPIVAALLITNVALGILTRAAPQLNLFGIGFPITLGVGLLVIAMTLPYLGAPMQNLFLDGIERARLMPRTWSQRPPVVKPESLPVRPPGLRP, from the coding sequence ATGCTGACTGTCTCTGCTGCCGATATCAATATATGGATCACCAGCCTGCTGTGGCCGCTTACGCGCATCCTGGCGCTGCTGGCCGCCTCGCCGCTGTTCGGCAACAAGGCGGTACCGGCCAGCGTCAAGGTTAGCCTCGGCGTCGGCCTGGCGCTGATCGTGGCACCGGCGGTGCCGGCCTGGCCGGCCACCGATCCGCTGTCGATGGCGGGACTGCTGATCCTGGCGCAGGAAATGCTGATCGGTTTGGCCATGGGTTTCAGTATCCGCATCATTTTTGCGGCGGTGGAAATGGCCGGCGAGATTTCCAGCCTGACCATGGGCTTGGGGTTTGCGACGTTTTTCGATCCGAACACCCAGGGCCGGTCGTCCGCCATCAGCCAGTTTTTGTCGCTGGTGGCGACCATGGCGTTTCTGGCCGTGAACGCGCACCTGGTGTTGTTGTCGGCGCTGGTGGAGAGTTTCTCGACGCTGCCGGTGTCGAGCATCCCGATCTACGGCGGCGGCTTCAAGCAGATGGCCGATTGGGGCGGACGGATTTTCGCCACCGGCGTGCAGTTGTCGCTGCCGATCGTGGCAGCGTTGTTGATTACCAACGTGGCGCTCGGCATCCTGACACGCGCCGCGCCGCAGTTGAATTTATTTGGCATCGGTTTTCCGATTACGTTGGGGGTGGGCTTGCTGGTGATCGCCATGACCCTGCCCTACCTCGGCGCACCGATGCAAAACCTGTTTTTGGACGGCATTGAACGCGCGCGGCTGATGCCGCGCACCTGGTCGCAACGACCGCCAGTAGTCAAACCGGAAAGCTTGCCGGTTCGACCTCCGGGCCTGCGACCATAG